Proteins from a single region of Meiothermus sp. CFH 77666:
- a CDS encoding cyclase family protein — protein sequence MSEARDHVSLFGRRLRVIDLSSTLSNETAPFELNRHQITYVDHGKGWEMLLELGYSQEMAERMFPNRLAWAVEAVSLSSHSGTHVDAPYHYGPRMASGEQAPTIDVVPLSWCMGPGVLFDMTHKSKADGITAADLKAALEAMSYEVQPGDIALIRTDTYKRFGEKGYELLHPGLTRDATEFLVDRGVRMIGIDAWGLDKAFDVLMKDALEGKARFWESHLLGLEKPYLQIEKLANLDQIPKPHGFVVMALPFKIKGGSAGWTRAVALVEED from the coding sequence ATGAGCGAGGCCAGAGACCACGTGTCCCTGTTTGGCAGGCGGCTGCGGGTCATAGACCTCAGCAGCACCCTCTCCAACGAAACCGCCCCCTTCGAGCTCAACCGCCACCAGATTACCTATGTGGATCATGGCAAAGGGTGGGAGATGCTCTTAGAGCTGGGCTATTCGCAAGAGATGGCCGAGCGGATGTTCCCCAACCGGCTGGCCTGGGCGGTGGAGGCGGTGTCTCTCTCCAGCCACTCCGGCACCCATGTGGACGCACCGTACCACTACGGCCCGCGGATGGCCTCGGGTGAGCAAGCCCCTACCATTGATGTGGTTCCCCTGAGCTGGTGCATGGGCCCTGGGGTTCTGTTTGATATGACCCATAAGAGCAAGGCCGACGGTATTACGGCGGCCGACCTCAAGGCTGCATTGGAGGCCATGTCGTATGAAGTGCAGCCGGGGGATATTGCCCTGATACGCACTGACACCTACAAGCGCTTCGGCGAAAAAGGCTACGAGCTCCTGCACCCCGGCCTGACCCGTGACGCCACCGAGTTCTTGGTGGACAGGGGGGTGCGCATGATTGGCATTGATGCCTGGGGTCTGGACAAAGCTTTTGATGTGCTCATGAAGGATGCGCTGGAAGGGAAGGCCCGCTTCTGGGAGAGCCACCTGCTGGGCCTGGAAAAGCCATACCTGCAGATTGAGAAGCTGGCCAATCTGGATCAGATTCCCAAACCCCACGGTTTTGTGGTCATGGCGCTGCCATTCAAGATCAAGGGCGGTAGTGCGGGGTGGACTCGCGCGGTCGCGCTGGTGGAGGAGGATTGA